In Yoonia sp. R2331, the following proteins share a genomic window:
- a CDS encoding peptidylprolyl isomerase, with amino-acid sequence MLKHVTFAGVFALSTAFAGATSAQDANTVVATVGDTEITLGEMIIARAQLPPRYRDFPVSALFDGILDQLIQQQLLADSAGEVPARVMLSLRTEERSLMAGEAINKIAEDAVTEEAIIAEFEKITDGSTPTVEWNASHLLVETEEAAVAARDRVTAGEEFANVARDVSTGPSGPSGGELGWFSTGMMVPAFEEAVQNLEPGGLSEPVETQFGWHIVTLNDRRNQPLPELDQMRQEIVGQLQEAAILARLAELEAATDVTRPEDGAFDPELLNAMDLLEPK; translated from the coding sequence ATGCTGAAACATGTGACTTTTGCGGGTGTTTTTGCCCTCTCGACCGCTTTTGCCGGGGCCACATCCGCGCAGGACGCCAACACCGTTGTCGCAACTGTGGGCGATACCGAAATCACACTGGGTGAAATGATCATCGCTCGCGCGCAATTGCCCCCGCGTTATCGCGACTTCCCCGTTTCGGCGCTGTTTGACGGCATTCTCGATCAACTGATCCAACAGCAGCTTCTGGCCGATAGCGCGGGCGAAGTGCCTGCGCGCGTCATGCTGTCACTACGCACCGAAGAACGCAGCCTTATGGCGGGCGAGGCCATCAACAAGATCGCTGAAGACGCCGTCACAGAAGAGGCGATCATCGCCGAATTTGAGAAGATCACCGACGGCAGCACCCCAACGGTTGAATGGAATGCCTCGCACCTGTTGGTCGAAACCGAAGAAGCGGCCGTAGCCGCCCGTGACCGCGTCACAGCAGGCGAAGAATTCGCCAACGTCGCCCGCGACGTCTCGACCGGGCCGTCTGGTCCTTCTGGCGGTGAACTTGGCTGGTTCTCAACCGGCATGATGGTGCCTGCGTTCGAAGAAGCGGTGCAAAACCTAGAACCCGGCGGGTTGTCTGAACCGGTCGAAACGCAATTCGGCTGGCACATCGTCACCCTGAACGACCGACGCAACCAACCGCTGCCGGAACTTGACCAGATGCGCCAAGAAATCGTAGGCCAATTGCAAGAGGCTGCAATCCTCGCACGACTGGCCGAACTTGAGGCGGCAACAGACGTCACACGCCCCGAAGATGGCGCATTTGACCCAGAGCTGCTGAACGCGATGGACCTGCTGGAACCAAAGTAA
- the argJ gene encoding bifunctional glutamate N-acetyltransferase/amino-acid acetyltransferase ArgJ, whose translation MTISPLAPAAFPDLPVIDGVTFASASAGVKYAGRTDVMLALLASGSTVAGVYTRSATRSANVLDCQAKTGLATDGGAAIIVNSGNSNAFTGKAGDGSVARICAAVAAKAGLNENRVFTASTGVIGEPLPDDRITAKIDDLIAGQTPSGIAQAARAIMTTDTFAKGATAQCNIGGKTVQIAGIAKGSGMIAPDMATMLVYIFTDAQIAQPDLQAMLTRLTDKTFNNITVDSDTSTSDTLMIAATGATGADVQGDPGFEAALHDVMLDLSHQVVKDGEGATKFVTINVTGAASDADARLVAKATANSPLVKTAIAGEDPNWGRIVMAVGKSGAYADRDRLQITFGDVLVAENGWVAASYTEEAGAAHMKGQNITIGIDLGIGTGTSTVWTCDLTHGYITINADYRS comes from the coding sequence ATGACCATCTCACCCCTTGCCCCAGCAGCGTTTCCTGACCTGCCCGTCATTGACGGTGTGACCTTTGCCAGTGCGTCCGCAGGCGTGAAATACGCGGGCCGCACGGATGTGATGCTGGCTCTTCTGGCGTCCGGCAGTACCGTTGCCGGGGTCTACACCCGTTCCGCGACACGGTCCGCCAACGTGCTGGATTGTCAGGCCAAGACTGGTCTTGCAACGGACGGCGGTGCGGCGATCATCGTCAATTCCGGCAACTCCAACGCCTTCACCGGCAAGGCCGGTGATGGCTCTGTTGCGCGCATCTGTGCCGCCGTGGCGGCCAAAGCCGGCCTTAATGAAAACCGCGTCTTCACTGCATCAACAGGCGTCATTGGTGAACCCCTGCCTGACGACCGGATCACCGCCAAGATCGATGACCTTATCGCCGGACAAACCCCGTCTGGCATCGCTCAAGCCGCCCGCGCGATTATGACTACCGACACCTTTGCCAAAGGGGCAACCGCACAGTGCAACATTGGCGGCAAGACCGTGCAGATTGCCGGTATCGCCAAGGGGTCCGGCATGATCGCGCCTGACATGGCAACGATGTTGGTTTACATCTTCACAGATGCCCAGATCGCTCAACCCGACTTGCAGGCCATGCTGACGCGCCTGACCGACAAGACCTTCAACAACATCACCGTCGACAGCGATACCTCCACCTCTGACACGTTAATGATCGCCGCCACCGGTGCAACTGGCGCGGATGTGCAGGGCGATCCAGGGTTCGAGGCGGCCTTGCATGACGTGATGCTGGATTTGTCCCATCAGGTCGTCAAAGACGGCGAAGGTGCGACAAAGTTCGTGACGATCAACGTGACCGGTGCGGCATCTGACGCGGATGCCCGGTTGGTCGCGAAGGCAACCGCCAATTCCCCACTGGTCAAAACCGCCATCGCGGGCGAGGATCCAAACTGGGGCCGCATCGTCATGGCCGTTGGCAAATCCGGTGCTTACGCTGACCGCGACCGCCTGCAAATCACCTTTGGCGATGTTCTTGTGGCCGAAAACGGCTGGGTTGCGGCCAGCTACACCGAAGAGGCCGGTGCCGCACATATGAAGGGTCAGAACATTACCATCGGCATCGACCTTGGAATTGGCACCGGCACCAGCACTGTTTGGACCTGCGATCTGACCCATGGCTACATCACGATCAACGCGGACTACCGGTCTTGA
- the mutT gene encoding 8-oxo-dGTP diphosphatase MutT, whose protein sequence is MKTLLVSAVALIDVDGRVLLAQRPEGKSMAGLWEFPGGKVEPGETPEVALIRELEEELGINTWASCLAPLTFASHTYDDFHLLMPLFACRKWEGTPQSREGQDLKWVRANQLRDYPMPAADVPLIPILREWL, encoded by the coding sequence TTGAAAACACTTCTGGTCTCTGCGGTTGCGCTGATCGACGTCGACGGGCGTGTGCTGCTTGCCCAACGACCCGAAGGCAAGTCAATGGCGGGTCTGTGGGAGTTTCCGGGCGGAAAGGTTGAACCCGGCGAAACACCAGAGGTCGCCCTGATCCGCGAGTTAGAGGAAGAACTCGGCATCAACACTTGGGCCAGCTGCCTCGCGCCGCTGACCTTCGCCAGTCACACTTACGACGATTTTCACCTTCTGATGCCACTTTTTGCCTGCCGCAAATGGGAGGGCACCCCACAATCTCGCGAAGGCCAAGACCTCAAATGGGTCCGCGCCAACCAATTGCGCGACTACCCGATGCCCGCGGCAGACGTACCCCTGATCCCAATCCTGCGCGAATGGCTTTGA
- the infB gene encoding translation initiation factor IF-2, whose product MSDNDGKKTLGLGGSRPSNVKQSFSHGRTKNVVVETKRKRVVVPKPGAAKPAAGGASTPVGGDPSKRPAGISEAELERRMKALALAKAREAEETAKREAEEKERAAERDRRRAEAEAKEAEDRKREERAKAKAEEEEAKKRAAATAKAAAAAPAAAAVPGEAAIDRPTRAPSKNERERANQDRNNKPGKGRSDDDGRRSGKLTLNDALRGGGGRQKSMAAMKRKQERARQKAMGGNVEREKVVRDVQLPEAITVGELANRMSEKVADVVKSLMTNGIMATQTQTIDADTAELIIEEFGHNVVRVSDSDVEDVIDQVDDKDDDLKPRAPIITIMGHVDHGKTSLLDAIRNARVVAGEAGGITQHIGAYQVTTESGQVLSFLDTPGHAAFTSMRSRGAQVTDIVVLVVAADDAVMPQTVEAINHAKAAEVPMIVAINKIDREAANPDKVRTDLLQHEVIVEKMSGEVQDVEVSAITGQGLPELLESIALQAEILELKANPDRAASGAVIEAQLDVGRGPVATVLVQNGTLRQGDIFVVGEQWGKVRALIDDKGDRVKEAGPSVPVEVLGLNGTPEAGDVLNVVSSEAQAREIAEYREKSAKDKRAAAGAATTLEQLMANAKADENVSELPILVKADVQGSAEAIVQAMEKIGNDEVRVRVLHSGVGAITETDIGLAEASGAPVFGFNVRANASARNTANQKGVEIRYYSVIYDLVDDVKAAASGLLSAEIKEKFIGYANIKEVFKVTGVGKVAGCLVTEGVARRSAGVRLLRDNVVIHEGTLKTLKRFKDEVPEVQSGQECGMAFENYDDIRPEDVIEIFEREEVERTL is encoded by the coding sequence ATGAGCGACAACGACGGCAAAAAGACACTCGGTCTTGGTGGATCGCGGCCCAGCAATGTAAAGCAAAGCTTTAGCCACGGGCGGACCAAGAACGTCGTGGTGGAAACCAAGCGCAAGCGCGTTGTGGTGCCCAAGCCGGGCGCGGCAAAGCCTGCCGCTGGTGGTGCATCGACCCCGGTTGGCGGTGATCCGTCCAAGCGGCCTGCAGGCATTTCCGAGGCCGAGCTGGAGCGCCGGATGAAGGCGCTGGCATTGGCTAAGGCGCGCGAGGCGGAAGAGACCGCCAAGCGCGAGGCCGAGGAAAAGGAACGCGCCGCCGAGCGTGACCGTCGCCGTGCCGAGGCCGAGGCCAAGGAAGCCGAAGACCGCAAGCGCGAAGAGCGTGCCAAGGCGAAGGCCGAGGAAGAAGAGGCCAAGAAGCGCGCCGCTGCAACAGCCAAGGCTGCGGCTGCCGCTCCTGCGGCTGCTGCTGTTCCCGGTGAGGCTGCGATTGATCGCCCAACCCGCGCACCCAGCAAGAACGAGCGCGAGCGCGCCAATCAGGACCGCAATAACAAGCCCGGCAAGGGCCGTTCGGATGACGATGGTCGACGGTCTGGCAAGCTGACGCTGAATGACGCCCTGCGTGGCGGCGGGGGTCGCCAGAAATCAATGGCCGCCATGAAGCGCAAACAAGAACGCGCGCGCCAAAAGGCGATGGGCGGCAATGTAGAGCGTGAAAAGGTTGTACGCGACGTGCAATTGCCCGAGGCGATCACAGTCGGCGAATTGGCCAACCGGATGTCCGAGAAGGTGGCTGACGTCGTTAAATCGCTGATGACCAATGGAATTATGGCGACACAAACTCAGACGATTGATGCGGATACTGCAGAACTGATCATCGAGGAATTCGGTCACAATGTTGTACGTGTGTCTGATTCTGACGTGGAAGATGTGATTGATCAGGTTGACGACAAGGACGATGACCTCAAGCCACGTGCGCCGATCATCACGATCATGGGCCACGTTGACCACGGTAAAACCTCGCTCTTGGATGCCATTCGCAACGCGCGTGTTGTCGCGGGCGAAGCAGGCGGCATCACGCAGCATATTGGTGCTTATCAGGTGACCACCGAAAGCGGTCAGGTGCTGAGCTTCCTGGATACTCCCGGCCACGCGGCGTTTACGTCGATGCGGTCACGCGGTGCACAGGTCACCGATATCGTGGTGCTTGTGGTGGCTGCCGACGATGCGGTCATGCCGCAGACGGTGGAAGCGATCAATCATGCCAAGGCCGCTGAAGTACCGATGATCGTGGCGATCAACAAGATCGACCGCGAGGCGGCGAACCCCGACAAGGTGCGCACCGACCTGCTGCAACATGAAGTCATTGTTGAGAAGATGTCTGGTGAAGTGCAGGACGTCGAAGTCTCTGCCATTACGGGTCAGGGCCTGCCAGAACTACTGGAATCCATCGCGCTGCAAGCCGAGATTCTAGAACTGAAGGCGAACCCCGATCGTGCCGCTTCTGGCGCGGTGATCGAGGCGCAGCTGGACGTGGGTCGCGGCCCTGTTGCCACGGTTTTGGTGCAAAACGGGACCCTGCGGCAGGGCGACATTTTTGTTGTGGGCGAGCAGTGGGGTAAGGTCCGCGCGTTGATCGATGACAAGGGCGACCGCGTCAAAGAAGCGGGGCCATCGGTGCCAGTTGAGGTGTTGGGCCTGAATGGCACGCCCGAGGCGGGTGACGTTCTGAATGTTGTCTCTTCCGAAGCACAAGCGCGCGAGATTGCGGAATATCGCGAGAAGTCCGCCAAGGACAAGCGCGCCGCTGCCGGCGCGGCCACCACGCTGGAACAGCTGATGGCGAACGCCAAGGCGGACGAGAACGTCAGCGAGCTGCCGATTTTGGTGAAAGCCGACGTGCAGGGGTCTGCCGAAGCAATCGTGCAAGCGATGGAAAAGATCGGCAACGATGAGGTCCGCGTGCGCGTTCTGCATTCAGGCGTTGGCGCGATCACCGAAACGGATATCGGCCTTGCCGAAGCATCTGGCGCGCCGGTATTCGGGTTCAACGTGCGGGCCAATGCCTCTGCGCGAAATACCGCGAACCAGAAGGGCGTCGAGATCCGGTATTATTCGGTGATCTATGACCTTGTGGACGATGTGAAAGCAGCGGCCTCTGGCCTGCTGAGCGCCGAGATCAAGGAAAAGTTCATCGGGTACGCCAACATCAAAGAGGTGTTCAAGGTCACGGGCGTCGGCAAGGTTGCTGGCTGTCTGGTCACCGAAGGTGTCGCCCGTCGCTCCGCAGGCGTGCGCCTGCTGCGCGACAACGTGGTGATCCATGAAGGCACGCTGAAGACGCTCAAGCGTTTCAAAGACGAAGTGCCAGAGGTGCAGTCCGGTCAGGAATGCGGCATGGCGTTTGAAAACTACGATGACATCCGACCAGAGGACGTAATCGAGATCTTCGAGCGTGAAGAGGTCGAACGGACGCTGTAA
- a CDS encoding RNA-binding protein, with amino-acid sequence MTRGGAKKSRDDGPERRCIVTGESQPTSGLIRFVVGPDNSVVPDVLGKLPGRGMYVSADRAALEVASKGQFSRSAKQSVTVPEGLAEEVERQLARRVVDLLALARKAGLAVCGFEKVKGWLAGGERVRVLLQASDGSERGKTKLWTPEGARYYGCLTSAELGLAFGRQSVIHGALATGGLSNRVVEEAAKLRGLRENDGGKSATGKDK; translated from the coding sequence ATGACGCGGGGCGGAGCCAAAAAGAGCCGAGACGATGGGCCGGAACGCCGGTGCATTGTCACGGGTGAAAGCCAGCCCACGTCCGGGCTGATCCGCTTTGTTGTCGGTCCCGACAACAGCGTGGTGCCGGATGTACTGGGCAAGCTGCCGGGTCGCGGCATGTACGTCAGTGCCGACCGCGCCGCGCTTGAAGTGGCCAGCAAAGGCCAGTTCAGCCGGTCTGCAAAACAGTCCGTCACGGTGCCGGAAGGTTTGGCAGAGGAAGTTGAACGACAGTTAGCGCGCCGGGTCGTTGATCTGCTCGCGCTGGCTCGCAAGGCAGGGCTTGCCGTGTGCGGGTTCGAGAAGGTTAAGGGCTGGCTTGCCGGGGGTGAGCGGGTCCGGGTTCTGTTACAGGCCAGTGACGGCTCTGAGCGGGGCAAAACAAAACTGTGGACGCCCGAAGGGGCCCGATATTACGGGTGTTTGACATCCGCCGAATTGGGTTTGGCATTTGGGCGGCAAAGTGTGATACATGGCGCGCTCGCCACTGGCGGACTCAGCAACCGTGTTGTAGAGGAAGCCGCAAAGCTGAGAGGCTTGCGCGAGAATGACGGTGGTAAATCAGCCACCGGGAAGGACAAGTAG
- the nusA gene encoding transcription termination factor NusA, which yields MAITSANQLELLQTAEAVAREKMIDPNLVVEAMEESLARAAKSRYGAEMDIRVSIDRKTGRATFTRVRTVVEDEELENYQAEFTVEQAKQYMENPEIGQQLIEEVPPVELGRIAAQSAKQVILQKVREAERDKQFEEFKDRAGTIINAMVKREEYGNVIVDVGAGEAILRRNEKIGREAYRPNDRIRCFIKDVRREQRGPQIFLSRTAPEFMAELFKMEVPEIYEGIIEIKAVARDPGSRAKIAVISYDGSIDPVGACVGMRGSRVQAVVNELQGEKIDIIPWNEDMPTFLVNALQPAEVSKVVLDEEAGKIEVVVPEEQLSLAIGRRGQNVRLASQLTGLDIDILTEEEESKRRQAEFEVRTKLFVDALDLDEFFAQLLVSEGFTNLEEVAYVEVEELLVIEGVDEGTASELQARARDYLEAINNKAMENARALGVEDSLVNFEGLTPLMIEALANDGVKTLEDFATCADWELAGGWTTIDGERSKDDGVLEPFDVSLEEAQDMVMTARVMLGWVDPAELEAAAAEEGEEEAENAEAEA from the coding sequence ATGGCAATTACCTCTGCCAACCAGTTGGAGCTGTTGCAGACAGCCGAGGCCGTGGCCCGCGAAAAGATGATCGACCCCAATCTGGTGGTCGAAGCGATGGAAGAATCGCTCGCCCGGGCTGCCAAGTCCCGCTATGGCGCGGAAATGGACATTCGTGTGTCGATTGACCGCAAGACAGGTCGTGCGACGTTTACCCGTGTGCGGACCGTGGTCGAGGACGAAGAGCTTGAGAACTATCAGGCGGAATTCACCGTTGAGCAGGCCAAGCAGTACATGGAAAACCCTGAGATCGGTCAGCAGCTGATCGAAGAGGTGCCACCGGTCGAGCTGGGCCGGATTGCCGCGCAGAGCGCTAAGCAGGTGATCCTGCAAAAGGTGCGCGAAGCTGAGCGGGACAAGCAGTTTGAGGAATTCAAGGACCGCGCTGGTACGATCATCAACGCGATGGTCAAGCGCGAAGAATACGGCAATGTCATCGTGGATGTGGGTGCCGGTGAGGCGATTCTGCGCCGCAATGAGAAGATCGGGCGCGAGGCATATCGCCCCAACGACCGCATCCGGTGTTTCATCAAGGACGTGCGCCGCGAACAGCGCGGGCCGCAAATCTTCCTAAGCCGCACCGCGCCAGAGTTCATGGCTGAGTTGTTCAAGATGGAAGTGCCCGAAATCTATGAAGGCATCATCGAGATCAAAGCCGTGGCCCGTGACCCCGGTTCACGCGCCAAGATTGCTGTTATTTCCTATGACGGGTCGATTGATCCTGTGGGCGCTTGTGTCGGTATGCGGGGTTCGCGCGTGCAGGCCGTTGTGAACGAGCTGCAAGGCGAGAAGATCGACATCATCCCGTGGAATGAAGACATGCCGACGTTCTTGGTGAACGCGCTTCAGCCAGCTGAGGTCAGCAAGGTGGTTCTGGATGAGGAAGCCGGCAAGATCGAAGTTGTTGTGCCGGAAGAGCAGTTGAGTCTTGCGATTGGTCGCCGGGGTCAGAATGTGCGTCTGGCATCGCAGCTGACGGGGTTGGATATCGACATCCTGACTGAGGAAGAAGAATCCAAGCGCCGTCAGGCCGAATTCGAGGTGCGGACGAAATTGTTCGTTGATGCCCTTGATCTGGACGAGTTCTTTGCCCAACTTCTGGTGTCCGAAGGCTTTACCAACCTAGAAGAAGTGGCCTACGTCGAAGTTGAAGAACTGTTAGTCATTGAAGGTGTTGACGAAGGCACTGCAAGTGAATTGCAGGCCCGGGCCCGCGACTATCTGGAAGCGATCAACAACAAGGCGATGGAAAACGCTCGTGCGCTGGGCGTTGAAGACAGCCTTGTGAACTTTGAGGGGCTGACGCCGCTGATGATCGAAGCGCTGGCAAATGACGGTGTGAAGACGCTGGAAGACTTTGCGACCTGCGCCGACTGGGAACTGGCCGGTGGCTGGACCACAATCGACGGTGAGCGGAGCAAGGACGATGGTGTGCTAGAGCCGTTTGACGTTAGCCTTGAAGAGGCGCAGGATATGGTCATGACAGCCCGCGTGATGCTGGGTTGGGTCGATCCGGCAGAGCTTGAAGCCGCTGCGGCGGAAGAAGGTGAAGAAGAAGCAGAAAACGCGGAGGCGGAGGCCTGA
- the rimP gene encoding ribosome maturation factor RimP: MTDMIAKAAIDRRITEIITPVVEDMGFEIVRVRLMSGKESTLQVMAQKPDGTIEVDECGQISTAISAVLDVEDPILDAYNLEVSSPGIDRPLTRLKDFDQWQGFEAKIETEELIDGRRRFKGPLAGVEGDEVLIDIEEGTIGLKFAWLTDAKLVLTDELIRDVLKGRKDAGQIDESQFDEIETIIDSDENVAPSKTGKSKKRPSANKEKT, encoded by the coding sequence ATGACCGACATGATCGCCAAAGCGGCCATTGACCGCCGGATCACAGAGATCATCACACCCGTTGTCGAGGACATGGGGTTTGAGATCGTGCGCGTGCGGTTGATGAGCGGCAAGGAAAGCACGCTGCAGGTTATGGCGCAGAAACCCGATGGGACGATTGAGGTTGATGAATGCGGCCAGATCAGCACGGCGATCTCTGCCGTTCTGGACGTTGAAGACCCGATATTGGATGCCTATAACCTTGAAGTCAGCAGCCCCGGAATTGACCGCCCGCTGACCCGGTTGAAGGACTTTGACCAATGGCAAGGCTTTGAGGCCAAGATCGAAACCGAAGAGCTGATCGACGGCCGTCGCAGGTTCAAGGGCCCGCTTGCCGGTGTCGAAGGCGACGAGGTGCTGATCGACATTGAAGAGGGCACAATTGGTCTGAAGTTTGCATGGCTGACCGACGCGAAGCTGGTGCTAACCGATGAGTTGATCCGCGATGTGCTCAAGGGCCGCAAAGATGCGGGCCAGATCGACGAAAGCCAGTTCGACGAGATCGAGACGATTATCGACAGTGATGAAAATGTTGCCCCGTCCAAGACGGGCAAATCCAAGAAACGCCCAAGCGCGAACAAGGAGAAAACCTGA
- a CDS encoding ABC transporter substrate-binding protein → MTQFSRRGLLKTGVAAGVLGLTGLPLRAQTRGGKLTAGLGGANTSDSWDGRTHSDIFMIASAHGCVFDCLTEVAADGSLQGELAESWEASADAKTWTFNLRQGVTFHDGKAFGADDVIASLQMHVGEGSKSAAKPIVEAITEMKKMGEHQVQFTLASGNADFPYLMSDYHILMFPAGNIENAIAQGIGTGLYSVVAFDPGVRFVGKRVEGHYKGDSAGFFDEVEYIAINDNTARMNALMTGQVDAINRIDFKTEALLKANPNLRIQEVTGNQHYSFPMLTDTSPFNDVNVRRALKYGINRQELVDKILLGHGAVGNDTPIGPANQYYHAGMEQLEFDADKAKFYLKEAGLDSLDVDLSASNAAFEGAVDAAQLYQASAAGAGININVVQEPADGYWSNVWLKKSFCACYWSGRATEDWMFATAYEAGVPWNDSQWDEKDSARFQELLLSARAELDSDKRREQYHEMQQILRDDGGVLVPMFANYVQAVNNRIVSPDTVGNLWQMDNARMAERWSVA, encoded by the coding sequence ATGACTCAATTTAGCAGACGCGGTCTACTTAAGACCGGTGTTGCTGCAGGTGTGCTTGGCCTAACTGGCCTGCCACTGCGCGCGCAAACCAGAGGCGGTAAACTGACCGCCGGTCTGGGTGGCGCCAACACATCCGATAGCTGGGATGGCCGGACACATTCGGACATCTTCATGATCGCCTCCGCACACGGCTGTGTGTTTGATTGCCTGACCGAAGTTGCCGCCGATGGCAGCCTGCAGGGCGAACTGGCCGAAAGCTGGGAAGCATCTGCCGACGCCAAGACCTGGACATTCAACCTGCGTCAGGGTGTGACGTTCCATGACGGCAAGGCGTTTGGCGCGGACGATGTGATTGCGTCGTTGCAGATGCACGTGGGCGAGGGATCGAAGTCGGCCGCCAAGCCGATTGTCGAAGCCATCACCGAGATGAAGAAGATGGGCGAGCATCAGGTGCAGTTCACGCTTGCCTCTGGCAACGCTGACTTCCCCTATCTGATGAGCGACTATCACATCCTGATGTTCCCAGCGGGCAACATCGAGAACGCCATCGCACAGGGCATCGGCACGGGCCTTTATAGCGTTGTGGCCTTTGATCCGGGCGTCCGCTTTGTTGGTAAGCGCGTCGAAGGTCACTATAAGGGTGACAGCGCGGGCTTCTTTGACGAGGTCGAATACATCGCGATCAACGACAACACTGCGCGGATGAACGCACTGATGACCGGTCAGGTTGATGCGATCAACCGGATCGACTTTAAGACCGAGGCGCTTCTGAAGGCGAACCCGAACCTGCGTATTCAGGAAGTGACAGGCAACCAGCACTATAGCTTCCCAATGCTGACAGACACATCACCGTTCAACGATGTGAATGTGCGACGCGCGCTGAAGTACGGCATCAACCGTCAGGAGTTGGTCGACAAGATTCTGCTAGGCCACGGTGCCGTTGGTAACGATACGCCCATCGGGCCTGCAAACCAGTACTATCACGCCGGAATGGAACAGCTGGAGTTCGATGCCGACAAGGCAAAGTTCTACCTTAAAGAAGCTGGTTTGGACTCGCTTGATGTTGATCTGAGTGCGTCGAATGCGGCCTTTGAAGGTGCCGTTGATGCAGCACAGCTTTATCAGGCGTCTGCGGCCGGGGCCGGTATCAACATCAACGTGGTACAGGAACCTGCTGATGGCTACTGGTCCAACGTCTGGCTGAAAAAGTCGTTCTGTGCCTGCTACTGGTCAGGTCGTGCGACCGAAGACTGGATGTTCGCGACCGCCTATGAGGCTGGCGTGCCGTGGAATGACAGCCAGTGGGACGAGAAAGACAGCGCCCGCTTCCAAGAGCTGCTGTTGAGCGCACGTGCAGAGCTGGACAGCGACAAGCGCCGTGAGCAGTACCATGAAATGCAGCAGATCCTGCGTGACGATGGTGGTGTTCTGGTGCCGATGTTTGCCAACTATGTGCAGGCGGTGAACAACCGCATCGTGTCGCCAGACACGGTTGGTAACCTGTGGCAGATGGATAACGCCCGCATGGCCGAGCGTTGGTCTGTGGCGTAA